Proteins from one Sporocytophaga myxococcoides genomic window:
- a CDS encoding amino acid permease: MFLPEFKTFEVEQEKISFLKKLKQLLIGSARNTSDSSFFQHTTLISFLAWVGLGADSLSSSSYGPPEAFIILNQHHHLGLIVALMSSITIFIVCSGYNLIIDLFPKGGGGYFVAGKLLSPKLGMVSGCALILDYVLTITISIASGTDAIFSLFPGKYSEIKLPFSFAMIFFFILINLRGIKESIKLLLPIFLLFLTTHVIAITYSLISHFGNLGDILDEVLIDFKSSKSQLGTYGLIFLILKAFTMGAGTFTGIEAVSNGMPVLREPKASTAKKTMAYMAFSLAFMVLGLMISYLLFHIEPEQNKTLNAVLYGEITKDWTLFGPSFVIVILLSESCLLFVAAQTGFLDGPRVLANMATDKWFPTSFAMLSDRFVIQKGIILMGILSGLIMAISHQSVKFLVILYSINVFITFTLSQLGMSKHWWKQRKIGDKWLKKFFINGSSFIVCGFILIMVIILKFHEGGWITLLITFIFILLALTIRNHYDRIERKLRKLDAIVPIAELEIKKIFKNIKSPNYSFEYIPKSSNKTAVLFVNGFNGLGISSLLYLLKLFDAHFKNIVFVEIGILNTRTLLNEQVVHNLDEEVKSDLKHYVHLVNKFGFEGGAIRTLGTDVTVEAEKIASTILEKYSNCIFFGGQILFSDNKTFSKYLHNYAAFSLQRRFYEKGLPFIILPIDIT; this comes from the coding sequence ATGTTTCTACCTGAATTCAAAACATTTGAGGTGGAACAAGAAAAAATTTCCTTTTTAAAAAAACTTAAGCAATTATTAATCGGAAGTGCGAGAAACACCAGCGACAGTTCTTTTTTCCAACATACAACACTTATTTCATTTTTAGCCTGGGTAGGTCTTGGAGCTGATTCATTATCATCATCTTCTTATGGCCCTCCTGAGGCATTTATTATACTAAACCAGCACCATCATTTAGGCCTTATTGTGGCTCTGATGAGCTCTATTACTATTTTTATAGTTTGTTCCGGCTATAATTTAATCATCGACTTATTTCCCAAAGGAGGAGGTGGATATTTTGTTGCAGGTAAATTATTATCTCCAAAATTAGGGATGGTTTCAGGATGTGCTTTAATTCTGGACTATGTACTTACCATTACAATATCGATTGCCAGTGGCACAGATGCTATATTCAGCCTTTTCCCCGGAAAATATTCCGAAATAAAATTACCCTTTAGCTTTGCAATGATATTTTTTTTTATTCTTATAAATCTTAGAGGGATAAAGGAGTCGATAAAACTTTTACTACCCATTTTTCTTTTATTTTTAACCACACATGTAATCGCAATTACATATTCACTGATTTCCCACTTTGGGAACTTAGGTGATATTTTAGATGAGGTTTTAATTGATTTCAAATCCAGCAAATCTCAATTGGGTACCTATGGCTTGATTTTTTTAATCTTAAAAGCTTTCACTATGGGAGCTGGAACTTTTACTGGAATTGAGGCGGTGAGTAATGGAATGCCAGTATTAAGAGAACCAAAAGCGTCAACAGCAAAGAAAACTATGGCTTACATGGCATTTTCCCTTGCTTTTATGGTTTTAGGATTAATGATCTCTTATTTATTATTTCATATTGAACCTGAACAGAACAAGACTTTAAATGCGGTACTATATGGAGAGATTACCAAAGACTGGACACTATTCGGTCCCTCTTTTGTCATAGTCATACTTCTTTCAGAATCCTGTCTGTTATTTGTAGCAGCCCAAACCGGATTTCTTGATGGCCCAAGAGTGCTTGCGAACATGGCTACAGACAAATGGTTTCCTACCAGCTTTGCAATGCTTAGCGATAGATTTGTAATTCAAAAGGGAATTATCCTTATGGGTATTTTGTCTGGCTTAATCATGGCTATTAGTCATCAATCCGTTAAATTTCTTGTTATCCTGTACAGCATAAATGTATTTATAACGTTCACTCTTTCTCAGTTAGGGATGTCTAAACATTGGTGGAAACAAAGAAAGATAGGTGATAAATGGTTAAAAAAGTTCTTTATAAATGGTTCTAGCTTCATTGTATGTGGCTTTATACTTATAATGGTTATTATTCTTAAATTCCATGAAGGAGGCTGGATTACTCTACTGATCACTTTTATATTTATTTTATTGGCTTTAACTATAAGAAATCATTACGATAGGATAGAAAGGAAATTAAGAAAACTTGATGCAATTGTTCCTATAGCTGAACTAGAAATAAAAAAAATATTTAAAAATATAAAATCCCCAAATTATAGTTTTGAATATATTCCAAAGTCATCAAATAAGACTGCTGTCCTATTTGTAAATGGCTTTAATGGCTTAGGGATATCCTCTCTCTTATATTTACTAAAGCTTTTTGATGCCCATTTTAAAAATATCGTGTTTGTTGAAATAGGAATTTTAAATACGCGGACACTACTAAATGAACAAGTCGTTCATAACCTTGATGAAGAAGTTAAATCAGATTTAAAACACTACGTTCATCTGGTAAACAAATTCGGATTTGAAGGAGGAGCGATAAGAACTTTAGGAACAGATGTTACCGTGGAAGCTGAGAAAATTGCCTCCACCATACTTGAGAAATATTCTAATTGTATTTTTTTTGGTGGCCAGATATTATTTTCTGATAATAAAACTTTTTCAAAATACTTACATAATTACGCAGCCTTTTCTTTACAAAGAAGATTTTATGAAAAGGGTCTACCATTTATAATTTTACCAATAGATATCACTTAA
- a CDS encoding dihydrofolate reductase family protein: protein MRKIIVSSFITLDGVMQAPGSPEEDTSGDFTYGGWTAPFDDEVSADIMKKQMQPTDILLGRKTFEIFEAYWPQRADYWPGINDVKKYVLSNTIKKSDWKNSVFLTSLLDIKKLKDSDGGAIIVWGSSELIQLLLKNDLVDELWLKIFPVTLGNGKKLFGCGTIPAAFFLTEIVVTSNGVIIASYRRGGEVKTGTVGG, encoded by the coding sequence ATGAGAAAAATAATTGTTTCATCATTCATTACATTGGATGGAGTAATGCAGGCTCCGGGAAGTCCGGAGGAAGATACTTCTGGTGATTTCACATATGGAGGCTGGACAGCACCTTTTGATGATGAAGTTTCTGCTGACATCATGAAAAAACAGATGCAACCTACAGATATCCTCCTGGGCAGAAAAACATTTGAGATATTTGAGGCATATTGGCCACAGCGTGCTGATTATTGGCCAGGTATCAATGATGTCAAAAAATATGTTTTGAGTAATACTATTAAAAAGTCAGACTGGAAGAACTCAGTATTCCTCACAAGCCTTTTGGATATTAAAAAGCTGAAAGATTCAGATGGAGGAGCTATTATTGTGTGGGGCAGCAGTGAGCTTATTCAACTGCTATTAAAGAATGATCTGGTAGATGAGCTATGGCTTAAAATATTCCCTGTGACTCTTGGTAATGGAAAAAAGCTGTTTGGATGTGGAACTATTCCTGCAGCGTTTTTTTTAACTGAAATTGTGGTTACTTCAAATGGAGTTATTATTGCAAGTTACAGAAGGGGAGGAGAAGTTAAGACAGGTACAGTTGGAGGGTAA
- a CDS encoding HAD family hydrolase, whose protein sequence is MVKTKKKAIILDLDNTIYPANSIGEEVFKNLFLIIAESGEFKDIKPIKQEILSKPFQKVATEFNFSEALTNKCITLLKDLTYEKEIKPFEDYVKVMHMTVKKYLVNTGFTKLQQSKVKQLHIKEDFEEIHIVDPQTSSKTQKDIFKDILLRNDYLPEKVLVIGDDPNSEIQAAIELGVDAVIYNKINQNLDRNDLTIITDFGELTRFI, encoded by the coding sequence ATGGTAAAGACGAAAAAGAAAGCAATCATATTAGATTTAGATAATACAATCTATCCGGCAAACTCTATTGGAGAAGAAGTATTCAAAAACTTGTTTCTGATAATTGCCGAAAGTGGTGAGTTTAAAGATATCAAACCCATCAAGCAGGAAATATTGAGTAAGCCATTTCAGAAAGTTGCGACTGAGTTTAACTTCAGTGAAGCATTAACCAATAAATGTATAACTTTGCTGAAAGATCTCACCTATGAAAAGGAAATAAAGCCATTTGAAGATTATGTCAAAGTAATGCATATGACTGTTAAAAAATATTTAGTTAATACTGGCTTTACTAAACTTCAACAAAGCAAGGTGAAGCAACTACATATAAAAGAGGACTTTGAAGAGATTCATATTGTTGACCCACAGACCTCATCGAAAACCCAAAAAGACATTTTTAAAGATATACTTCTTCGAAATGATTACCTCCCTGAAAAAGTATTGGTTATAGGAGATGATCCTAATTCAGAAATACAAGCAGCAATAGAGTTAGGAGTCGATGCAGTCATTTATAATAAAATTAACCAGAATCTTGATAGGAATGATCTTACTATCATAACGGATTTTGGAGAGCTTACCAGGTTTATCTAG
- a CDS encoding LytR/AlgR family response regulator transcription factor produces MKCIIVDDAPQARELLRMMLADLAEDIEIAGEAENVDQAVSLIRSVNPEVVFLDIEMPGKSGLQLLEDFVKEEVTFEVVFVTAFHQYAIQAFRLSAIDYLVKPLRGQELQEALVKIREKVLMKESLERLKVLLSNLTVKDNSTLCIPLSYGYDYLPINDIEYIEADRSYSYIHLTGGVHKVITKPLAYFDDMLQSFDVFVKVHRSYLVSLQHITSYKKKSEGGTIIFKSGKSAEVARNYRKLFLDKLALKS; encoded by the coding sequence TTGAAATGTATTATAGTAGATGATGCTCCTCAGGCAAGAGAATTGTTGAGGATGATGCTTGCTGACCTTGCTGAGGATATTGAAATAGCAGGTGAAGCAGAGAATGTTGACCAGGCTGTATCTCTGATACGCTCAGTGAATCCTGAAGTTGTCTTTCTTGACATAGAAATGCCGGGTAAATCCGGATTACAACTGCTAGAGGACTTTGTAAAAGAAGAAGTTACATTTGAAGTGGTCTTTGTAACGGCATTTCATCAATATGCTATTCAGGCTTTCAGGCTTTCAGCTATAGATTACCTGGTAAAACCTTTACGGGGACAGGAGTTACAGGAGGCATTGGTTAAAATACGAGAAAAGGTTTTGATGAAAGAATCGCTCGAACGGCTAAAGGTGCTTTTGAGTAATTTGACTGTTAAAGATAATTCTACCCTTTGTATTCCCCTTAGTTATGGATATGATTATCTGCCCATTAATGATATTGAATATATTGAAGCGGACAGGTCCTATTCCTATATCCATTTAACCGGAGGGGTACATAAAGTGATTACAAAGCCATTGGCTTATTTTGATGATATGCTTCAATCCTTTGATGTATTTGTAAAGGTGCATCGATCTTATCTTGTTAGTTTACAACATATCACTTCATATAAAAAAAAATCAGAGGGAGGCACTATCATCTTTAAAAGTGGAAAGAGTGCTGAAGTAGCACGCAATTACCGCAAATTATTTTTAGATAAGCTGGCATTAAAATCCTAA
- a CDS encoding M6 family metalloprotease domain-containing protein, whose amino-acid sequence MKKYLNCIRSLISILLIGTFVHFADAAPYRGDQFIFKQPDGSTIQVKVWGDEYYQRIESLDGYTLTKDNAGWFTYALLSEDHQKLISTGIIYTGTDIDVARRNAGDKASKLPTVKGLELSIQAIRKIRSESTAIYGQKSSSLRTSGVQPGDFLQLSGNVKGLALLIDFPDEPATIPAATMANLFNQNGFTGFGNNGSIRDYFYEISGGKLVYTNQVLGYYRSTKPKSYYMDVNNHNVQELLHEVLAWADSQLDFSTLTTNNGEILAVNFLYTGYAPWKTGIWPHKGGVEFYADGVHTGEYQITNIDASPTIATLCHENGHMLFNWPDFYDTDYNSYGLGDYCLMAYQGSATNPVYPNAYLRMSVGWENPLSLNGQTGSVTVNSNALTSYIYTNPDNSDELFVIEARIKTGRHAALRDEGLVIWHVDLSGRNYRPQMTPESHYQISIEQADGAFDLENYVNGGDASDLFDASSNSTFNATSFPNSNWWDGSPSGLNITNISAIGSTMTFELGSSSATACRFGTPLSTSLPTIYYSQYNRVDVVGSGGPNLNNMKYFAVNWDAVNNGLYNFVIETFNGIPSYYLDLKLYSTATFNTVAPKVTISGSNVPRLDGTYYVGRHNGNFVMSEVSGLFTLYFSNGSSAPVCPSSSKVAYMDELPETDLAPNPANDYVELSSDVDLSGVEIKIVNELGSEVVVPYSFNKKSIAFDVSNVKAGYYFVSLKIGENHVTKRLAVIK is encoded by the coding sequence ATGAAAAAGTATCTTAACTGTATACGCAGTCTCATCTCTATACTGCTGATTGGGACATTTGTACATTTTGCTGATGCTGCTCCTTACAGAGGCGATCAGTTTATATTTAAACAACCAGACGGATCAACAATACAAGTAAAAGTCTGGGGTGATGAATATTATCAACGTATAGAAAGCCTGGATGGCTATACCCTGACTAAAGATAATGCTGGATGGTTTACCTATGCCTTACTTTCTGAAGATCATCAAAAACTTATCAGCACTGGTATAATATATACCGGCACTGATATAGATGTTGCCAGAAGGAATGCCGGAGATAAAGCTTCCAAGCTGCCTACTGTAAAGGGGTTAGAACTCAGTATTCAGGCAATCAGAAAGATAAGATCTGAAAGTACCGCCATATATGGACAGAAGAGTTCTTCATTAAGAACATCAGGTGTACAGCCAGGAGATTTTCTCCAGTTATCTGGAAATGTAAAAGGATTAGCTTTGCTTATTGACTTTCCTGATGAGCCTGCAACAATTCCTGCAGCAACGATGGCGAATCTCTTTAATCAAAATGGTTTTACAGGATTTGGCAACAATGGCTCTATAAGAGATTATTTTTATGAAATTTCAGGTGGTAAACTTGTGTATACTAATCAGGTTCTTGGCTATTACAGATCTACTAAGCCAAAGAGCTATTATATGGATGTAAATAATCATAACGTACAAGAGTTACTTCATGAGGTACTCGCATGGGCAGATTCTCAATTAGACTTTTCGACCCTTACAACAAATAACGGAGAAATACTTGCTGTTAATTTCCTTTATACGGGATATGCTCCATGGAAAACAGGTATTTGGCCACATAAGGGAGGAGTTGAATTTTACGCAGATGGTGTTCACACTGGAGAATATCAGATTACCAATATTGATGCCTCTCCAACAATTGCTACTCTATGTCATGAAAACGGTCACATGCTATTTAACTGGCCTGACTTCTATGATACAGATTATAACTCCTACGGACTAGGGGATTACTGCCTGATGGCATATCAGGGAAGTGCTACCAATCCCGTTTACCCAAATGCTTATTTGAGAATGAGCGTTGGCTGGGAGAATCCTTTATCACTTAATGGCCAGACAGGAAGCGTTACCGTAAATTCAAATGCTCTTACTTCTTATATTTATACTAATCCGGATAACAGCGATGAACTGTTTGTAATAGAGGCACGAATAAAAACAGGCAGACATGCAGCCCTTCGTGATGAAGGACTAGTAATCTGGCATGTAGACCTTTCAGGAAGAAACTACAGACCACAAATGACACCTGAAAGTCATTACCAGATTTCTATTGAGCAGGCTGATGGAGCATTTGATCTTGAAAACTATGTAAACGGTGGAGATGCATCTGATTTGTTTGACGCAAGCAGTAATTCAACCTTTAATGCTACATCTTTTCCAAACTCCAACTGGTGGGATGGAAGTCCTTCAGGATTGAATATTACAAACATCAGTGCAATCGGTTCGACAATGACCTTTGAGCTTGGCTCTTCTTCAGCAACTGCCTGCAGGTTTGGAACCCCTTTATCAACTTCTCTTCCTACCATTTACTATTCTCAATACAACAGAGTAGATGTTGTAGGTAGTGGAGGACCGAACCTGAACAATATGAAGTATTTTGCTGTGAACTGGGATGCTGTCAACAATGGATTATACAATTTTGTAATAGAAACCTTTAACGGAATACCTTCTTATTATCTTGATCTCAAATTGTACAGCACAGCTACATTTAATACTGTGGCTCCTAAAGTGACTATATCGGGTTCAAATGTTCCAAGACTTGACGGTACTTATTATGTGGGACGTCATAACGGAAACTTTGTGATGTCTGAAGTATCCGGATTATTTACACTTTACTTCAGCAACGGGTCTTCAGCTCCTGTCTGTCCAAGTTCATCCAAAGTTGCTTATATGGACGAACTGCCTGAAACAGATCTTGCACCTAACCCTGCAAATGATTATGTAGAGCTCTCTTCAGATGTTGATTTGTCAGGTGTTGAAATAAAGATCGTCAATGAACTGGGAAGTGAAGTTGTTGTACCTTATTCATTTAATAAAAAATCTATTGCTTTTGACGTAAGCAATGTAAAGGCCGGTTATTATTTCGTTTCTCTTAAAATAGGAGAAAATCATGTAACAAAGCGACTTGCAGTTATTAAATAA
- a CDS encoding sensor histidine kinase, producing MRAVLILCSVLLITFWSYAQYPQYIAYDNESSLPSNEVYSILQDQNGFIWIGCGAGLYKFNGIRYIPYRSDLQKSRSITGLTLSSSGTLYCFNFKSQTFYIEGDSLKELVNPGLVDIINLTSDAKGNIYASHLDGISSYNEKNKEWKLIYQSDKTSKQDKNRPVAKASRISNQGELFFISPEGIGKQNYTGVHLFEHPYFNTASPRKHDLVVYNDTLWIFSKDGNIIYLYAGDTLEILRSKKIRSLLYNRKINAVRALDDGKLWICTYKGLISYDLRKDSSALYYPEIAFSDCIRDRDGNYWFTTLQEGILRVPNLSFLVWNKEYGLFSNDRLSKIVTDKNYIYFTSTSGMLGKLNVFNHTLKTYNTGISADIQSLDFDFNERTLWFNQNNHMFGLKDEKLKSSISQVEAIKVRYRIGEDIFLASSHGTYLNNILLNNSWARDIVHAKNAGQIWVASNDGLLQLDKNRRKWAVNDTLLAGHQIIAIDADTLHQQLFLITFNGSVFQVDKDKLVDSIAHLPQGVLAVKIKYYENCLYVATNQGLWSFDLNILKWKSLNVLSGIASDNIQDLLIVNNIIWLCTGKGLQMMPIEERNDRIEASAKVYLQKVIIDEEVTSNYLNLKLKFGQPLVLYPEAVLYRCQGKFQYAYRIKNIDTSWVILPGNIDKIELQNIPSGSFIVELKVLDCFDGNSSEHIVLQGYINPPFWRTWWFTLLLLLIFSIGAILFLKYRIQQLKRRQQKEIERIHLENELRVAQQSALIAQMNPHFIFNVLNSIKSYIYRNDKEKALIYLDDFSHLVRTVLEMSSVQYTSLGNELKILRLYIDLEAMMVAEDFTCLFNVDETLDLNHLKFPTLLLQPFIENSFKHGFRAKKGTKRLTLSVRETENDTLLIQISDNGIGRKKAEELKSQNQYKKQSFATSAIQHRIDLINREGVLKINVETEDLQDKDGSAMGTNINITLMYKQ from the coding sequence TTGCGAGCTGTTTTAATTCTCTGTTCAGTTTTACTTATTACATTCTGGTCATATGCACAATACCCCCAGTATATTGCATATGATAATGAAAGCAGTTTGCCTTCTAATGAAGTTTATAGTATCCTTCAGGATCAGAATGGTTTCATTTGGATCGGCTGCGGTGCAGGTTTGTATAAGTTTAACGGCATCAGATATATTCCTTATCGGTCAGACTTACAAAAGTCTCGTTCGATTACAGGTTTAACATTATCTTCATCTGGCACCCTTTATTGCTTCAATTTTAAATCTCAAACATTTTATATAGAAGGAGATAGTCTTAAAGAATTAGTCAATCCAGGACTCGTTGATATCATCAATCTAACCTCTGATGCCAAGGGTAATATATATGCAAGCCATTTGGATGGAATCTCCTCATATAATGAAAAGAATAAGGAGTGGAAACTTATTTATCAATCAGATAAAACTTCTAAACAGGATAAGAATCGCCCTGTAGCCAAAGCATCCAGAATATCTAATCAAGGTGAACTCTTTTTTATTAGCCCGGAAGGTATTGGTAAACAAAATTACACTGGTGTACACTTATTTGAGCATCCATATTTTAATACAGCATCTCCCAGAAAACATGATCTGGTAGTCTATAATGATACGCTGTGGATATTTTCCAAGGATGGTAATATCATATATCTGTATGCAGGCGATACTTTGGAAATATTGCGCTCAAAAAAAATACGTTCTCTTCTCTATAATAGAAAAATCAATGCTGTAAGAGCATTGGACGATGGGAAATTATGGATATGTACATATAAGGGATTAATCAGCTACGATTTAAGAAAGGATTCATCTGCTCTATATTATCCTGAAATTGCATTTTCAGATTGTATACGGGATAGGGATGGAAATTATTGGTTTACTACACTACAAGAAGGGATATTGAGAGTTCCTAATCTAAGCTTTCTTGTGTGGAACAAGGAGTACGGCTTATTCTCAAATGATAGGTTGTCAAAGATTGTAACTGATAAAAATTACATCTATTTTACTTCAACAAGTGGAATGCTGGGAAAGCTAAACGTATTTAACCATACATTAAAAACCTATAACACTGGCATTAGCGCTGATATTCAAAGTCTGGATTTCGATTTTAATGAACGAACACTTTGGTTCAATCAAAACAATCACATGTTTGGACTAAAGGATGAAAAACTAAAATCAAGCATAAGCCAGGTTGAAGCTATTAAAGTCAGATACAGAATAGGTGAAGATATATTCCTTGCTAGTTCACATGGAACCTATTTAAACAATATACTTCTTAATAACTCCTGGGCAAGAGATATTGTGCATGCCAAAAATGCTGGACAAATATGGGTAGCATCAAATGATGGTTTGCTGCAACTTGATAAAAATAGAAGAAAATGGGCAGTGAATGATACTCTATTAGCTGGACATCAGATAATAGCGATAGATGCCGACACTTTACATCAACAACTTTTTCTTATTACTTTTAACGGATCAGTCTTCCAAGTTGATAAAGACAAGTTAGTCGATTCCATAGCACATTTGCCTCAGGGGGTATTGGCAGTAAAAATTAAATATTACGAAAATTGTTTGTATGTTGCCACGAACCAGGGACTATGGTCATTTGATTTAAACATTCTTAAATGGAAAAGCCTTAATGTACTATCAGGAATCGCATCAGATAATATTCAGGATCTTTTAATAGTCAACAATATCATTTGGCTTTGCACTGGTAAAGGGCTTCAAATGATGCCCATTGAGGAAAGAAATGACAGAATCGAAGCATCAGCAAAAGTATATCTACAAAAAGTTATTATAGATGAGGAGGTTACTTCAAATTATTTAAATCTGAAGTTAAAATTCGGACAGCCACTTGTCTTATATCCGGAAGCAGTTTTGTACAGGTGTCAGGGAAAATTTCAGTATGCCTATCGCATAAAGAATATTGACACATCCTGGGTAATCCTCCCTGGAAACATTGATAAAATTGAATTACAGAATATTCCTTCCGGATCATTTATTGTAGAACTGAAAGTGCTTGATTGTTTTGATGGGAACTCATCAGAGCATATAGTTCTTCAAGGGTATATAAACCCGCCTTTCTGGAGAACATGGTGGTTTACATTGCTACTGCTTCTTATTTTTTCTATAGGAGCAATACTATTTTTGAAATACAGAATACAACAACTTAAACGTCGGCAACAGAAGGAAATTGAGCGCATACATCTTGAAAATGAATTGCGTGTTGCTCAGCAGAGCGCCCTTATAGCTCAGATGAATCCGCACTTCATATTTAATGTACTAAACTCAATCAAAAGTTATATTTATCGGAATGACAAAGAAAAGGCATTAATCTATCTGGATGATTTTTCTCATCTGGTGCGTACTGTATTAGAAATGAGTAGTGTTCAATATACATCGCTTGGGAACGAATTGAAAATCTTACGGCTCTATATAGATTTAGAAGCGATGATGGTGGCAGAAGATTTTACCTGTTTGTTTAATGTTGACGAAACCCTTGATTTGAATCACTTGAAGTTTCCAACTTTGCTTTTACAACCCTTTATAGAAAACTCTTTCAAGCATGGCTTCAGGGCAAAAAAAGGAACTAAAAGACTAACCCTTTCAGTAAGGGAAACTGAAAATGATACGCTTCTGATTCAAATATCAGATAACGGGATAGGTCGAAAGAAAGCAGAAGAGCTTAAAAGTCAAAACCAATATAAAAAGCAATCATTTGCTACCAGCGCCATTCAGCATCGAATAGATTTGATTAACAGAGAAGGGGTTTTGAAAATAAATGTAGAAACTGAAGATTTACAGGATAAAGATGGAAGTGCGATGGGAACTAATATAAACATAACCTTAATGTACAAACAATAA
- a CDS encoding T9SS type A sorting domain-containing protein, whose amino-acid sequence MRKSLLSTALLGAAFNLGFAQSPDLRWTKHFNSPHLGMIESIAPLPTGGYAIAGNKFVGEVSDNNRDYMVAVIDNYGNTKWSKIFGGPNHDYGTEVKIDADGNMVVVGSIQSSTIDYFTASKGYYDVGVMKLDTSNGDVIWAKRYGGNVSDYGHAIWPTTDGGYLVGGSSGSKTDDVSANNGVQDAWIFKIDADGVLLWEKNHGTTANDYAYSVQETTDGGYVFFGTSMNDMWVVKVDSSGTEDWNKRFGGSIEDHCYVGQQTSDGGYILSGFAKSSNGEFTTNAGEEDGWIIKLSSSGTVEWKHALATNRIDRIFSVKETEDGDFIYIGTSQNKVYLMSSLTLAKVSNSGTEVWNKTLQNSSEFYGYQMLDVVETHDDGYMLVGGIGAVQTEVFYNSLRSYLMKFGGTGNEGVTNIFSLKRSNALTLYPNPAATEFKVTIAQPMEIRIVNVLGETVLMEQAAPDESTIDVSSLAPGTYYVLAGNNTSGQLVVVK is encoded by the coding sequence ATGAGGAAATCTTTACTGAGTACTGCATTACTTGGAGCTGCATTTAATTTGGGTTTTGCCCAAAGCCCTGATTTACGCTGGACGAAGCATTTCAATTCTCCACACCTTGGAATGATTGAGTCTATTGCTCCATTACCAACAGGAGGTTATGCCATTGCCGGAAATAAATTTGTAGGAGAAGTTTCTGATAATAACAGAGATTATATGGTGGCCGTGATTGATAATTATGGTAATACGAAGTGGTCAAAAATTTTCGGAGGACCTAATCACGACTATGGAACGGAAGTGAAAATTGATGCTGATGGGAATATGGTTGTTGTAGGTTCAATTCAGTCTTCAACAATAGATTACTTTACAGCTTCAAAGGGATATTATGATGTGGGAGTAATGAAACTGGATACCTCAAATGGAGATGTTATCTGGGCAAAGCGATATGGAGGCAATGTGTCTGATTATGGACATGCTATCTGGCCAACAACTGATGGAGGCTATCTTGTAGGAGGAAGTTCAGGTTCGAAAACTGATGATGTGTCAGCAAATAATGGGGTGCAGGATGCATGGATTTTTAAAATTGATGCTGACGGCGTTTTGCTTTGGGAGAAAAACCATGGAACCACCGCTAATGATTATGCATACAGTGTTCAGGAAACGACAGACGGTGGTTATGTATTTTTTGGAACATCTATGAATGACATGTGGGTGGTAAAAGTAGATTCATCCGGTACTGAAGATTGGAATAAAAGATTTGGAGGAAGCATTGAAGACCACTGCTACGTTGGTCAGCAAACTTCAGATGGAGGATATATTCTTAGTGGCTTTGCCAAATCATCTAATGGTGAATTTACAACCAATGCAGGTGAGGAAGATGGATGGATTATAAAGTTAAGCTCATCCGGAACTGTTGAATGGAAACATGCTCTGGCTACCAATCGCATTGACAGAATATTCTCTGTTAAAGAAACAGAAGATGGTGACTTTATATACATAGGAACAAGTCAGAATAAAGTATATCTGATGTCTTCTCTTACTTTGGCAAAAGTATCAAATTCAGGAACAGAGGTTTGGAACAAAACGCTTCAAAATTCTAGTGAATTCTACGGTTACCAGATGCTTGATGTTGTTGAAACGCATGATGATGGCTATATGCTTGTGGGTGGTATAGGTGCTGTACAGACAGAGGTTTTTTATAATTCCCTCAGATCATACTTAATGAAATTCGGAGGAACCGGTAATGAAGGTGTTACCAATATCTTCAGTCTTAAGAGATCCAATGCTTTAACTTTATATCCCAATCCTGCCGCAACAGAGTTTAAAGTTACTATAGCTCAACCTATGGAAATAAGAATCGTGAATGTATTAGGCGAAACTGTTTTAATGGAACAGGCTGCTCCCGACGAGTCTACTATTGATGTAAGTAGTCTTGCTCCAGGAACTTACTACGTGTTAGCAGGAAATAATACAAGTGGTCAACTGGTTGTTGTAAAATAG